The Halopseudomonas sabulinigri genome window below encodes:
- a CDS encoding ABC transporter permease subunit: protein MKTPSLSRLLPSGRLWVISVPYLWLLLFFLLPFAIVLKISFSQAAIAIPPYDPIFQYVEQTLNVVLNFGNYIFLSQDGLYLAAYLGSLQIAFFSTLICLLVGYPMAYAIARAPKDKQLVYLLLVMMPTWTAILIRVYAWMGILSNNGLLNSALLYIGLIDQPLQILNTNIAVYIGVVYAYLPFMILPLYANLVKHDNSLLEAAMDLGAGKVKAFWSITVPLSKSGIIAGSMLVFIPVVGEFVIPELLGGPETLMIGKVLWQEFFNNRDWPVASALAIVMLLILIVPLILFHYNQAKEMEKKS from the coding sequence ATGAAAACGCCATCGCTCTCACGACTACTGCCGAGCGGGCGCCTGTGGGTCATCAGCGTGCCCTACCTGTGGCTGCTGCTGTTTTTCCTGCTGCCCTTCGCCATCGTACTGAAGATCAGCTTTTCACAGGCGGCGATCGCCATCCCGCCCTACGACCCGATCTTTCAGTACGTCGAGCAAACGCTCAACGTGGTGCTCAATTTCGGCAACTACATCTTCCTCTCGCAGGATGGCCTGTATCTCGCCGCATACCTGGGCTCGCTGCAAATAGCCTTCTTCTCGACGCTCATCTGCCTGCTGGTGGGCTACCCGATGGCTTACGCCATCGCCCGCGCGCCCAAGGACAAACAGCTGGTTTACCTGCTGCTGGTGATGATGCCGACCTGGACCGCCATTCTGATTCGGGTATACGCCTGGATGGGCATTCTCAGCAACAACGGCCTGCTCAACAGCGCGCTGCTGTATATCGGCCTGATCGACCAGCCACTGCAAATCCTCAACACCAACATCGCGGTGTATATCGGTGTGGTCTACGCCTACCTGCCGTTCATGATTCTGCCGCTGTACGCTAACCTGGTGAAGCATGACAACAGCCTGCTGGAAGCGGCAATGGATCTGGGCGCCGGCAAGGTCAAGGCGTTCTGGAGCATCACCGTGCCCCTGTCCAAGAGCGGCATCATCGCCGGCTCCATGCTGGTGTTCATTCCGGTGGTCGGTGAGTTCGTGATCCCCGAGCTGCTGGGCGGCCCGGAAACCCTGATGATCGGTAAGGTGCTGTGGCAGGAATTCTTCAACAACCGTGACTGGCCGGTAGCCTCCGCCCTGGCGATCGTGATGCTGCTGATCCTGATCGTGCCGCTGATCCTGTTCCACTATAACCAGGCCAAGGAAATGGAGAAGAAGTCATGA
- a CDS encoding TetR/AcrR family transcriptional regulator translates to MNTHSNSEKVSRPRIKDKRQAILDAALKVFAEGGVNGVPMPALAEQAQVGTGTIYRYFSSKEALVNELFREQKRATSKRLYSGLDQTLPAKSLFAIVWQRMADFSRSDPDAYMFMELQDHRPYLDDESRALEKKVLQPIVERYRQLQHEGLFRSDVRAEVLMSMVWGAFVNLIRAERDGHLHLQQSDIDAAFNACWGLCTG, encoded by the coding sequence ATGAATACTCATTCAAACTCCGAAAAAGTCTCCCGTCCGCGTATCAAGGACAAGCGTCAGGCGATTCTCGACGCGGCCTTGAAAGTGTTCGCCGAGGGCGGCGTAAACGGCGTGCCCATGCCCGCCCTGGCCGAACAGGCACAGGTGGGTACCGGTACCATCTATCGCTATTTCAGCAGCAAGGAAGCCCTGGTCAACGAGCTGTTTCGTGAACAGAAGCGCGCTACCAGCAAGCGGTTGTATAGCGGGCTTGATCAGACGCTGCCGGCAAAAAGCCTGTTTGCCATCGTTTGGCAACGCATGGCCGACTTCAGCCGCAGCGATCCGGACGCCTACATGTTCATGGAGCTGCAGGATCACCGGCCCTATCTCGATGATGAAAGCCGCGCGCTGGAAAAAAAGGTGCTGCAGCCAATCGTCGAACGCTACCGGCAATTGCAGCACGAGGGGTTGTTTCGCAGCGATGTGCGCGCCGAAGTGTTGATGAGCATGGTATGGGGCGCTTTCGTGAACTTGATCAGAGCCGAACGTGACGGTCATCTGCACCTGCAGCAAAGCGACATAGACGCCGCTTTCAATGCCTGCTGGGGCCTGTGTACCGGCTGA
- a CDS encoding DUF4334 domain-containing protein, whose product MNKAAKSISALGLAAALNGGVMAGEVEDEFMQMIESGDAYSAETLMPLFEQLEAVDTDFMVGTWHGGKFDGGKEPDPLNWYGKRFTSRSDVEPLLFTAPDGSVQTYTKMGGAQMREIQFGDKVSAALIYDQHPIMDYFRKVNDDVVIGLGDIKGKPLDFFFHLTRDK is encoded by the coding sequence ATGAACAAGGCAGCAAAATCCATCAGCGCGCTGGGCCTCGCCGCAGCGCTTAACGGAGGCGTCATGGCCGGAGAAGTTGAAGACGAGTTCATGCAGATGATCGAGAGCGGTGATGCCTATTCGGCAGAGACCCTGATGCCGCTGTTCGAGCAACTGGAAGCGGTCGATACCGACTTCATGGTTGGCACCTGGCACGGCGGCAAATTCGATGGCGGCAAAGAACCTGACCCGCTGAACTGGTATGGCAAACGCTTTACCTCGCGCAGTGATGTCGAGCCACTGCTGTTTACTGCGCCGGACGGCTCGGTGCAGACCTACACCAAGATGGGCGGCGCACAGATGCGCGAGATCCAGTTTGGCGACAAGGTTTCCGCCGCGCTGATCTATGATCAGCACCCGATCATGGACTACTTCCGCAAGGTCAACGACGACGTGGTGATCGGCCTCGGCGACATCAAGGGTAAGCCTCTGGACTTCTTCTTCCATCTGACCCGCGACAAATAA
- a CDS encoding aminotransferase class V-fold PLP-dependent enzyme, protein MSKLVPAIDPDGLLEYSVVFTDRSLNHMSQTFQQVMLDISSTLKGVYNANAVAVVPGGGTFGMEAVARQFAQDKKCLVIRNGWFSYRWSQIFEMGRIPASETVLKASKSDASSQPEFAPAAIADVVAEIRANKPEVVFAPHVETAAGIILPDDYLRAVADAVHEVGGLFVLDCVASGTVWVDMQACGIDVLISAPQKGWSASPCSALVMFSERAEKALETTTSSSFAADLKKWRQIMQAYENGGHAYHATMPTDALKAFRDTMLETRDYGFEKVKQEQLELGRTVRELMRDKGFKSVAADGFGAPGVVVSYTSEDGLQSGKAFGALGLQTAAGVPLMCDEPESFKTFRIGLFGLDKLHNIDRTVLTLKHALEAL, encoded by the coding sequence GTGTCCAAACTGGTCCCCGCCATCGATCCCGATGGCCTGCTCGAATACTCCGTGGTTTTCACCGACCGCTCCCTGAACCACATGTCCCAGACCTTTCAGCAGGTCATGCTCGACATATCCAGTACCCTAAAAGGTGTATATAACGCCAACGCGGTGGCCGTAGTGCCCGGCGGCGGCACCTTTGGCATGGAAGCGGTCGCTCGCCAGTTTGCCCAGGACAAAAAGTGTCTGGTCATTCGCAACGGCTGGTTCAGCTATCGCTGGAGCCAGATTTTCGAGATGGGCCGCATTCCGGCCAGCGAAACCGTGCTCAAGGCGAGCAAATCAGACGCCAGTAGCCAGCCCGAGTTTGCCCCCGCCGCGATTGCAGACGTGGTGGCGGAAATTCGCGCCAACAAGCCCGAGGTGGTGTTTGCCCCGCACGTGGAAACCGCGGCCGGGATTATCCTGCCGGATGACTACCTGCGCGCCGTCGCCGACGCGGTACACGAGGTAGGCGGCCTGTTTGTGCTCGACTGCGTCGCTTCCGGTACTGTTTGGGTGGATATGCAGGCCTGCGGCATTGACGTGCTGATCAGCGCACCGCAGAAAGGCTGGAGCGCGTCGCCTTGCAGCGCCCTGGTGATGTTCAGCGAACGCGCCGAAAAAGCACTGGAAACCACGACCAGCAGCAGTTTTGCCGCCGACCTGAAAAAGTGGCGACAGATCATGCAGGCCTACGAAAACGGCGGCCACGCCTACCACGCCACCATGCCAACCGATGCCCTGAAGGCGTTTCGCGACACCATGCTGGAAACCCGTGACTATGGCTTCGAGAAGGTAAAACAGGAGCAATTGGAGCTGGGCCGCACGGTGCGCGAGCTGATGCGCGACAAGGGCTTCAAGAGCGTCGCCGCCGACGGCTTCGGCGCGCCCGGTGTAGTGGTCAGCTACACCAGCGAAGATGGCCTGCAAAGTGGCAAGGCGTTTGGCGCACTTGGCCTGCAAACGGCTGCCGGCGTACCGCTGATGTGCGACGAGCCGGAAAGCTTCAAGACCTTCCGTATCGGCCTGTTTGGACTCGACAAGCTGCACAACATCGACCGCACTGTGCTGACACTCAA
- a CDS encoding ABC transporter permease subunit: MSKRPGFSTLMLWLGLAFIYIPMIILVIYSFNASRLVTVWGGWSVHWYVGLLDNTQLMNAVKRSLQIAFFTACAAVCLGTLAAFVMTRIKRFRGRTMFSGLVTAPLVMPEVITGLSLLLLFVAMAQMIGWPAERGMVTIWIAHVTFCTSYVAVVVSGRLSELDQSIEEAAMDLGARPWKTFLLITVPMIAPSIAAGWLLSFTLSLDDLVLASFVSGPGSTTLPMEVFSSVRLGVKPEINAIASVILLAVSLFTLLAWFIARSADKRRAQPPEEDESVSWQSVIESRRN; encoded by the coding sequence ATGAGCAAGCGCCCCGGTTTCTCCACCCTCATGCTCTGGCTCGGCCTGGCCTTCATCTACATTCCGATGATCATTCTGGTGATCTACTCGTTCAACGCCTCACGTCTGGTCACCGTGTGGGGCGGTTGGTCGGTGCACTGGTACGTCGGCCTGCTGGACAACACCCAGCTGATGAACGCGGTCAAGCGCAGCCTGCAGATCGCCTTCTTCACCGCCTGCGCCGCGGTCTGTCTGGGCACGCTGGCAGCCTTTGTCATGACCCGTATCAAGCGCTTCCGTGGTCGCACCATGTTCTCGGGGCTGGTCACCGCACCACTGGTAATGCCCGAGGTAATCACCGGTCTGTCGTTGCTGCTGCTGTTTGTCGCCATGGCACAGATGATCGGCTGGCCCGCTGAGCGCGGCATGGTGACCATCTGGATCGCCCACGTCACCTTCTGTACCTCCTACGTAGCCGTGGTGGTCAGCGGTCGCCTGAGCGAGCTGGATCAGTCGATCGAGGAAGCCGCCATGGACCTGGGCGCGCGCCCGTGGAAAACCTTTCTGCTGATCACCGTCCCCATGATTGCACCCTCGATTGCGGCCGGCTGGTTACTGTCCTTCACCCTGTCGCTGGATGATCTGGTGCTCGCCAGCTTCGTTTCCGGCCCTGGCTCAACCACTCTGCCAATGGAAGTGTTCTCGTCGGTGCGCCTGGGCGTGAAGCCCGAGATCAATGCCATTGCCAGCGTGATCCTGCTCGCCGTGTCGCTGTTCACTCTGCTCGCCTGGTTCATCGCGCGCAGCGCCGACAAGCGCCGCGCACAGCCGCCAGAAGAAGACGAAAGCGTCAGCTGGCAGTCGGTAATCGAAAGCCGCCGCAACTAG